One Acidobacteriota bacterium genomic window, GCTATCCCTCTTTCCATCATTTGGCTCGTCGGCTTGTCTAACGCCTTCAACATCATCGATGTGATGGACGGGCTCGCTGCTGGCGTCGGTTTCGTGAGTTCCGTCTTCCTCTTCATCGTTGCCTTCATAAATGGGAGACCGGTCATCGCCGCCCTCACCATCGCTCTCGCTGGTTCCTTGCTCGGTTTCCTGAGATATAATTTCCATCCTGCGGAGATCTATATGGGGGATGCGGGGAGCCTATTCATTGGCCTTCTCTTAGGGACCTTAGCGATGAAGGGAAGCTACACCGAGCACAACCTGGTTGCCGCTCTTACCCCGGTGATAATCCTCGGGGTGCCCATCTTCGACACCTTCTTCGTATCCTACATCAGGTGGAAGCGGAAACAGCCGATATTCTTCGGTAGTCCGGACCACTTCGCCCTTCGCCTCAGGAAGTGGCGGTTCAGCATAAAACAGACGGTAGCGGTGAGCTATCTCATCGCTACCATCCTCGGGGTTGCTTCTCTCTTTATAATGAGAACGAGGTCCAACCTAATCGCCCTTGGGATCATTGGGGGCATCATCCTTGCTGCGCTCACCTTTGCCTGGTGGCTTAAAAGGATAGATGTATCACTCTAATAGATGAGAAAGATAAAGGTATTCCACATCATAGCGAAGCTGGAACTTGGCGGTGCCCAGCGGGTGACCTTAGCCACCTTAGCCGGGCTTGATCGAAAGATGTTCGAGCCGGGTTTGATAACCGGAATCCAGGGGATGCTGGTCCCAGAAGCCAAGAAGATACCGGGATTAAAATGTTACCTCATCCCCTCGTTCATCCGCGAGATATCGATTATAAAGGACATCACCGCCCTCTACCACATATACCGCATCCTGAAGAAAGAGAGGGTGGATATCGTCCACACCCACGGCTCAAAAGGAGGGGTTTTGGGGCGGATCGCCGCTTTTCTCGCCCGGGTGCCGATCGCCATCCATTCGGTGCACGGCTTCTCCTTCAACGAACATATCCCTTTTCTTAGAAGGTGGTTTTACATTATGATTGAATGGTTCTGCTCCTTCTTTACCGATCACTTCTTTCTCGATTCCAAAGGGAACATCGAGCGGGGGCTCCGTTTCCGGATCCTCAGCGGAAGGAGTTATTCCCAGCTTCCCCCGGGGATAGAGCTCGACCCCTTCCGTAAGCGGAGGATAAACCCGGCATCGGAGCGGGAGAGACTGGGATTGTCCCCTGGGGATGAGGTAGTTCTCACCATATCCTGCCTCAAGCCCCAGAAGGCGCCCCAGGACTTCGTCAAGATGGCGGCTTTAGTGGCAGAAAGAAGGGCGAAGGCGAAATTTCTCCTCGTGGGGGACGGCGAGCTTCGTCCGGAAGTGGAAAGACTCATAAGAGAACTTGATCTCGAGGGGAAGGTGCTTCTGCTCGGATGGCAGTGGGATGTCCTCCCCCTCCTTACTATTGCCGATGTATTCGTCCTGACCTCGCTCTGGGAAGGGCTTCCCACGGTGATCCCGATGGCTTATGCTGCGGGAAAACCGGTGGTGGCAACCGAGGTCGATGGAAGCAAGGAGGTCGTAATCCCCGGGGAAACCGGTTTCCTGGTACCACCACACGATGTAGCCGGTTTGGCAGAGAAGGTCTCCTTCCTCCTTTCCCATCCGGGAAAAGCGAAGGATATGGGAGAAAAAGGAAGAAAGCTCGCTCAAAGATACGATATAAAGAAAATGATCGAAAAACAGAGGGCTTTTTACCTCAAGATCTATAAAAATCAGGGGAAAAGAAGGCTTTTTCTTGACCAAAGCGGAGGAAAAGGCTAATATTTTAAAAGGGAAGGTTTTATTCTAAAAAAGCCAAAGGTAGTAAGCGATGTCAGCAAAAAAAGATTTTACCATACCCCCTCCTCCGGTGGTTGAGCTCCGTGAGGTGAGCAAGAGTTATCATACGGGCTTCTTAATGAGGAAAAAACGCGTCTTGAAAAGCATAAACCTTTCCGTCTATCCGGGGGAGATACTCGGCTTCCTCGGTCCCAATGGAGCGGGGAAGACGACCACAATGAAGATCATCAACAACCTGACCTTTCCCGATAGGGGACAGGTCCTCATATTCGGTCAACCGAGCACCGAGGTTTCGATAAAGGCGAAGATCGGTTTTCTCCCCGAGGCACCCTATTTCTACAACTATCTCACCGGCTGGGAGCTCCTTGAGTTCTACGCCCAGCTCTTTGGCATCCCCCGAAAAAAGAGAAGGGAACGGATCAAATATCTATTGAGCTTGGTTAAACTTGAGCAGGCGGCGGACCTCCAGATGAGGAAGTACTCCCGAGGGATGCTCCAGCGGATCGGGATGGCGCAGGCGCTCATAAACGACCCCGAACTCCTTATCCTCGATGAGCCGATGTCAAGCCTCGACCCGGTGGGAAGGAGGGAATTCCGCGACCTTATCCTCAAACTGAAGGAAGAGGGCAAAACGATCTTCTTCAGCACCCACATCCTACCCGATGTGGAGCTGATCTGCGACCGAGTGGCGATAATTGTGGACGGGGAGATAATCAGGGAGGGCAAGATAGCCAAACTGATAAAGGAGAAGATAGATTATTACGAGATCACCCTATCTGGAATAGAGGAAAAAGAGCTACCTTCTTCCTGTGAAAAGGTCTCGGTTGAGGAGGATAAGATCCTCGTTCGCACCCGGGGTGAGCGGGGACTAAACCGCACCATTGATCTAATAAAGGAAAAAAGGGGGAAGATCATCGCCATAACCCCGGCAAAAAAATCGCTTGAGGATCTCCTCTTTGCCGAGTTGGGAGGGGAGAAAAAATGAAGGTCTTCTCCATCGCAATGAACACCTTCCGTGAGGCGATAAGGAACAGGGTATTATATCTCCTTCTCTTCTTCGCCCTCATTATGATAGGTAGCTCCCGCATCCTCAGTATGCTCACTGTGGGAGATGAAAGCAAGATAATAAAAGATTTAGGGCTTTTCTCCATCTCCCTATTCGGGGTGCTCCTCGCCGTCTTCATCGGGGTAGGCCTTGTCTCTCAGGAGATAGAACGACGTACCATCTACAACATCCTCTCGAAGCCGATATACCGCCATCAATTCCTCTTCGGGAAATATCTCGGTCTCCTTCTCACCATACTGATCACCATCGGGATAATGGCAGCGGAGTTCCTCCCCTTGGTCTATCTCAAAACGGGGAGCTGGGAGTTCTCCCTGATCTGGGGAGTGGTGCTCATCTTCTTCGAGGTAGTCATCATAACCGCCTTCGCCATCCTATTCTCCGTCTTCACCACCCCGATATTGAGTTCTGTTTTCACTCTCTCGGTATTCGTGGTTGGCCATCTCTCGCGAAACTTTCTCATCCTGAGGGATCGGGTAACAAGTCCCATCGCAAAATGGTTGTTCACCATCCTCTACTACCTTCTCCCAAACTTAGAGAACCTGAACATAAAAACCCAGCTGGTCCATCATCTTCCCATTCCTCCAGAATTCATACCGTTCGCCATTGCTTACAGTGTAACCTACGCCGCGGTGGTATTGTTCATCGCCACCCTCATCTTCCAACGGAGAAGTTTCGTTTAAGCGATGAAAAAGAGCCTTTTTGAGAAGACGGTTATTCTACTTATCGGAATAGCCCTCTTTTCCGGGCTCCAGCTAAAGCTCGATGAGCTAAAGCTGAAAACAGTCCCCAAAGAGCCGATATACCTCCCCTCGGGCAAATACCTCAAGGCGATCGCCCTTGGCAACAACACGGTGATGGCTGACCTCCTCTACCTCTGGAGCATCCAGCATTACAGCATTTATACCATCAAGGAGCACCGCTTCCGCTATCTGGAGCATGTCTATAATATGATAACCGACCTCGACCCTCACTATCTTGACCCCTATCTCATAGGCGCTTTGATAATGGCTAAGGAGGGAGGCTTCTATCAGATGGCTTTCCGCCTTTTAGAAAAGGGGATGAAGAATAACCCTGATGCCTGGATCCTACCGGTGGATGCCGGCTTCTATGCCTTTCAGGATCTCAAGGATTATGAGCTTGCCCTTTACTATTTCAAGAAAGCAGCAGAGATCAAGGGCTCCCCTCCGTTTATAAAGCGGCTTATCGCCGGCATCTACGAGCGGAAAAACGAGAATCAAACCGCACTCGCCTTTTGGACCGAGATCTACCGAACAGCCAAGGAGGATTGGGTAAAGACAATCGCTTACAATCATATCTATGATCTCAAAATAAAGATAGACTTAGAACAGCTGAGGGTTGCCATTGAGCTATTCAAGGATCAGAAGAAGAGGCTTCCTCGCTCCTTGAGGGAGTTGATAAAAGCGGGCTTCCTATATCAGCTCCCGAAGGACCCCGAGGGGAACAACTATCTCTATAACCCTCGAACTGGCGAGGTGAAATCACGAACCCCCTTCAGACTAAAACGGTAAAGGATGAACCTTCTTCTCCTAAAAGTTTTTTTTGCCTTCCTCTACGGGATCGTTATTGGAAGCTTCCTCAATGTCCTCATCCATCGCCTTCCTCAAGGGAAATCGATAATAAAGCCCGGCTCCCATTGCCCCAACTGCGGTGCTCCTATAGCCTTCTACGACAACATACCCCTGATCAGCTACCTCATCCTTCGGGGAAAATGCAGGAATTGTAAATCATCTATATCGTATCAGTATCCTCTGGTTGAAGGGATCACCGGGACTCTCTTCGTGATATTCTACCTAAAATCGGGATTATCGCTTGTCTTCATCACCGAGACGGTATTCAGCGCCTTGATCATCGTCCTCATCTTCACCGACCTGAACCATCAGCTCCTTCCGGATGTGATCACCATACCAGGAACGATAGGGGGGCTCCTTTTCAGTCTAAATGGTGGTCTTACCACCATTGGCAGTTCACTGATCGGGGCAGGGCTCGGCGCCGGGATAGTGCTCGCCATTAGGGAACTTTACTTCCGCCTGCGGGGGGAGGAAGGGATGGGGCTGGGTGATGTTAAGTTGATGGCAATGATCGGCGCCTTTCTCGGCTGGGAAAGAGCCCTCCTCACCCTAGTTATTGGCTCATTCTTGGGCTCGGTAGTGGGGATAATCATCATCGCAAAGGAAAAGGGGGACCTCCGTTTCCCCTTGCCTTTCGGCAGTTTCCTCGGTATCGCTTCTATCTTCTCCCTCTTTTATGGGGAAGAGCTCATTTCCTTCTATCGATCGTTTTTTTAAGTTAAGTGTGATATAATAAAAAAGGAGGCTTATTAGCTATGAAGAAAATAATTTTTGGGATGGTGGTTCTCCTTTTCCTCAGCCTCCTTGCTCTTTCCGACACCATCTACCTCAAGAGCGGGCGGATTATTCGCACCCCTTTCTCTGAGGTGGTGGGGAATAAGGTCCGCTTCATTATCCGGGGTGGAGAGGTGATGTTACCGCTCTCCTTGGTGGAGAAGATCGTGAAGGATGCTTATACTCTCCCCCCGAAATCAGAGACCAGTGCTGCTCCACCACCACCGACAAAGCTGGGACAAGAGGGGACCCCCCCGGAGACAAAAGAGGAGAAGGCTCCTCCGAGTGTAGGAACCGACAACCCAGAGGCACAGAAGAAACAGGCTACCTACTGGATAAAACGAAGGGAGCAGATAACGGAATCGCTTCAGAAAGCGGAAGCCCAGCTTAGCGAAGCAAGACGCCGCTTGAGGTTTTCAGTTCTTCCCCAAGAGAGAGGGGCTCTTGTTAAACAGATAAACCAGCTTGAGAAGGCGGTAGAAAAATATAGAAATGAGCTCAATAACTTAGGCACCGAAGCCAAAAAACACGGGGTACTTCCTGGAGAGCTGAGGAAAAAAGAAAAGCCTTAAATTTAAGTCCTGAATATAATCCAGAAAAACCGAGAGGGGAGGGATTATTATGTGGAAGAAGGGTATCATCTTCTCCTTAATTTTTACATTCCTTGCTTTAAACCTTGTCGGGGGAGTTTTGCCAAAGAAAGAGGAAACTATCCCCTCACGCTATCTCGCCGACCTCAACTGGATACAGGTGGGTAAGATGGTCCCCTCAAAGATAAACACTGTCCTATTGGTAGCTGGTACCTTGGAAGCTCACGGAGTTACTTGCAATGGCGCCGATTTCATCGTTCCAGACAAACTTGCTGAGATGATCGCCCCCAGGATCAACGCTCTGATCGCGCCCCACATCACCTATGGGGTAACCCGAACCCTCACTCCTTATCCTGGTGGGATCGCCATCTCCGAAAAAACATTTGAACAGTATGTAAAGGAGATACTTTATGGGTTGGCGGATATCGGGTTCAAGAACATAATCATCATTAATGGACACGGACCGAATCGAGGACCCTGCGATCGGGCGATGTACGAGGTGGCGATGAAGAGGAAAGTACGGGGGATGGTAATCGATTGGTGGAGCTATACCGCTGATATCACCAAGGAGGTATTCAATCAGGACGGAGGACATGCAGGGATCAACGAAAACGCAGCAGTGATGGCGGTGAACCCGAAACTGGTTTATCCTGAGCTCTACTCCCCGGACAAGGTCACTGCCACCCCCATCGATCCGAGTTACTCCGCCTATCCATCACCTTCTTCTATCCTCCTTTATACACCGGGGGAAGGATATCCTGAGTTCAACCTGGAACGGGCGAGAAAATATTTGAGCAAGGTGGCTGACAAACTGACTAAGCTGATTAAGGAAACAATTGCCAAATGGGATAAAGCTGGGCTATAATTCTCCTCAAAATAGGAAGGGGGTAGGGTTAAAAGGGAATGGAATGGTTCAACAGATTTAAAAAGAGAAAATTAAACCCTCCGGAAAAGAAACTCGATCTTCCGGATGGGTTGTGGGTAAAGTGCGATAACTGCAAAGCGATAATCTATAAGAAAGAGGTAATAAGGAATGCCAATGTCTGTCCTAAGTGTAACTATCACTTCCGAATAAGTGCCAGGGAAAGGCTCGCTTCCCTTTTCGATAACGGGGAGTACACCGAATTTGAAACCGGGCTTCGCTCTAACGATCCACTCAAGTTTGTAGATTCCCTCCCTTATCCGGAGCGGTTAACGAAATACTCCAAAGTCTCTGGGGAAAATGAGGCGATAATCTGTGCGGTAGGAAAAATAGGTGGAATAAAAGCGATAATTGCCGCTATGGAATACAAATTTATGGGGGGGAGTATGGGTTCGGTGGTGGGGGAAAAGGTAACCCGGGCAGCGGAAAAAGCCCTTGCTGAAAGGCTCCCTCTGATCATCGTCTCCGCCTCTGGAGGTGCAAGGATGCAAGAGGGCATCCTTTCCCTGATGCAAATGGCTAAGGTAAGTGCTGCTTTGGCTAGGCTGGACGAGGCGGGGATACCTTACATCTCTGTGCTCACCGATCCCACCACCGGAGGGGTCACTGCAAGCTATGCTATGCTCGGCGATCTGAATATAGCTGAACCGAAGGCGCTCATTGGCTTTGCCGGTCCCCGGGTGATAAAGCAGACCATCCGTCAGGATCTCCCTGAGGGGTTCCAGCGTTCCGAGTTCCTCCTTGAACACGGGATGGTGGATATGGTGGTAAAAAGGAAAGACCTAAAGGATGTACTAATAAAGTGCCTCCGGTTTATGGTGGGCTAACCCCCTCAAATGGACTATAACGAGGCGGTAAGTTTCCTCTTAAGCAGGGCTCACTTAGGGATTAAGCTTGGTTTAGGACCAATCAATACCCTCCTTTCCTCACTGGGACATCCAGAAAAAACTTACCCTTCCCTCCTCATAGGAGGGACAAACGGAAAGGGCTCTACTGGGGCGATGCTCGCTTCCATCTGCTCTCACGCAGGGCTCAAAGTGGGCTTTTACACCTCTCCTCATCTCATAAGAATCGAGGAACGGATCACCGTCTCAGGAGAGATGATAAGTGAGGGGGAGTTCGCCTCGGTGATCGAGCGAATAAAGGCGAAGAACGATTCCCTCACAGCAAGGGGAGAACTGGAGCATCCTCTTACCTATTTCGAACTCCTCACCGCAGCTGGCTTCCTCTACTTTGCCGAGAGGGAGGTCGATCTCGCCATCTTAGAGGTGGGAATGGGAGGGAGGTTCGATGCGACCAATGTCGCCTCCCCTCTGGTCTCGGTGATCACCCAGATAAGTCGCGACCATATGGAGTATCTCGGGGAGAGCATAGCGGATATCGCCTTCGAGAAGGCGGGGATAATCAAAGAGCAGGGAGAGGTGGTGGTATCGCCCTCCCCTCCTCAGGCTATCGAGGTCATCAAGGAGGTAGCTCGGGAAAGGGGGGCAAAGCTCCATCTTGTTTCCGAGGAGACCTCCCTCAGACTAACTGGGGATATGGGGGAGATCTCAACCAGAAAGAGGACATATTCTCGTCTAAGGCTCGGGCTTTTGGGGAAGCATCAATGGGAGAACGCACGGACCGCGATATTAACCGCTGAGCTTCTCGAGAAAAAGGGGCTCCCCTTGGGGGAAGGGGCAATAAAAAGAGGGCTTAGCTCCGTTCACTGGGAGGGAAGGCTTGAGGAAGTGGTCAAAGAGCCCCGAATCATCGTGGACGGTGCCCACAATCCTGCTGGCTCTGCCGCCCTCGCCTCGTTCATCCGCGAGGAGATAAGGGGGCGGGTCATCCTCATCTTCGCTGCAATGGAGGACAAGGAGATAGAGAAGATGGGGGAGATACTTTTCCCCCTCGCCCGATTGATCATCCTCCCCAAACTGAGGGAGGCGAGGGCGGCAGAGCCAGCATCGATAAAAACCATCGCCGAGCGCTACGCGAAGGCGATAACCGCTTCAAATGTGGGAGAGGCGGTAAAAACCGCCGAAAAGGAATACCGAAAGGGGGAAACAATCGTCGCCGCTGGCTCCCTCTACTTAGTGGGCGAGGTGAAGGAGTTCGTCTCTTCCCGTTATTGACAACCTACCCTTCCTCTCTTACACTAAGAAAATGGGATTCATACTATGCTGAGAAACTTCCTCCTCGGGTGCTTTTTTCTATCCATTCTTTCGATCTCGAGTGGTCTTCTCTCGCAAGAACTCATCGTCTATGCCGAGAAACTGGAGCAGATGGATAAAAACACCCGTATCGCCACCGGGTATGTAGATATAATCTACGGCAATCAGCATCTCCAGGCGGAGAAGGTGATCTACAAGATTGAGGAAAAGATGGTCTATGCTGAGGGGAATGTAGTCTTCTCAGAACCAGGGTTCAAGATAGCGGGCGAGCGGATGGAGATGAACCTGAAGACAAAAAGGGGCACCTTCTACAACGCAGTGATCTACGCCGAGCCCGAAGCGAGGATCTACGCCAAAGAGGTGGAGCGAATCGGAGATGATGAATTCAGGATAAAGGACGCCACCTTCACCATCTGCAATCAGCCGAACCCTTATTGGAGTATGAAGGTGAAGAGCGCCACCGTTCATCTCAACCATTATGTAAAAGCCAAGTCAACCACCTTCCGGGTAATGAATATCCCCGCGTTCTACATCCCCTATCTCTACTGGCCCCTCAAGTCCGAGCGATCAACCGGTTTTCTCCTTCCCAATTTTGGAGCCTCGAATCTAAAGGGCAAGGTAATAAGCAACGCCTTCTTCTGGGCTATTGCCCGGAATATGGACGCCACCTTCTACCTCGATTACTACACCAAGATAGGCTGGGGAGCTGGTGCCGAGTATCGCTATCTACTCTCCAGAAATACAGGAGGAAGGGTCCACTTCTACTTCTTAAGGGATAGATTAAGGAACAGCAAAAATTACAAACTCAGTTTAACCCACAACCAGCTCCTTCCCGGAAGGATCAGGGGAAGTCTCCGCATAAATTATTTGAGTGATTTCCAATACCTGAAGAATTACGAGGAAAACTTCAATCTGAACAGCCAGCGGTCGATAAGGTCCTCGGGCTATCTCGCCTGGAGCAAATCGTACTACTCCCTCACCCTTCTTGCGAGCAGTAATACGACCTACTTCCCTCAGGGGAACAAGGTAACCCTCCGCTCTCTTCCCAAAGTGAACTTCAGGATAAGGAACAACCGGTTATTCGGCTCGCCCATCTACTTCTCCCTCGAGAGTCAATGGGACCTCCCCTCACGGATCACCGAGCAAGAAACGGGAAAAAACGAATTCTCCCTTTCCCGTTTCGACCTTCACCCGAGATTCAGTGTTCCTATCCGAG contains:
- a CDS encoding undecaprenyl/decaprenyl-phosphate alpha-N-acetylglucosaminyl 1-phosphate transferase; the protein is KGSVDILRKREVEPMLAFGYFFTFLLSFSLALYLTPIMKKAALKFGIVDKPDGRLKKQKEPVPYLGGVAIYLAFLIALALTFSFSREVLGILLGGTLVLLLGLVDDFGVLEPKVKALGQLLAALVLVKCGIYIKLYFLPPYIAIPLSIIWLVGLSNAFNIIDVMDGLAAGVGFVSSVFLFIVAFINGRPVIAALTIALAGSLLGFLRYNFHPAEIYMGDAGSLFIGLLLGTLAMKGSYTEHNLVAALTPVIILGVPIFDTFFVSYIRWKRKQPIFFGSPDHFALRLRKWRFSIKQTVAVSYLIATILGVASLFIMRTRSNLIALGIIGGIILAALTFAWWLKRIDVSL
- a CDS encoding glycosyltransferase family 4 protein, which produces MRKIKVFHIIAKLELGGAQRVTLATLAGLDRKMFEPGLITGIQGMLVPEAKKIPGLKCYLIPSFIREISIIKDITALYHIYRILKKERVDIVHTHGSKGGVLGRIAAFLARVPIAIHSVHGFSFNEHIPFLRRWFYIMIEWFCSFFTDHFFLDSKGNIERGLRFRILSGRSYSQLPPGIELDPFRKRRINPASERERLGLSPGDEVVLTISCLKPQKAPQDFVKMAALVAERRAKAKFLLVGDGELRPEVERLIRELDLEGKVLLLGWQWDVLPLLTIADVFVLTSLWEGLPTVIPMAYAAGKPVVATEVDGSKEVVIPGETGFLVPPHDVAGLAEKVSFLLSHPGKAKDMGEKGRKLAQRYDIKKMIEKQRAFYLKIYKNQGKRRLFLDQSGGKG
- a CDS encoding ABC transporter ATP-binding protein; protein product: MSAKKDFTIPPPPVVELREVSKSYHTGFLMRKKRVLKSINLSVYPGEILGFLGPNGAGKTTTMKIINNLTFPDRGQVLIFGQPSTEVSIKAKIGFLPEAPYFYNYLTGWELLEFYAQLFGIPRKKRRERIKYLLSLVKLEQAADLQMRKYSRGMLQRIGMAQALINDPELLILDEPMSSLDPVGRREFRDLILKLKEEGKTIFFSTHILPDVELICDRVAIIVDGEIIREGKIAKLIKEKIDYYEITLSGIEEKELPSSCEKVSVEEDKILVRTRGERGLNRTIDLIKEKRGKIIAITPAKKSLEDLLFAELGGEKK
- a CDS encoding ABC transporter permease — its product is MKVFSIAMNTFREAIRNRVLYLLLFFALIMIGSSRILSMLTVGDESKIIKDLGLFSISLFGVLLAVFIGVGLVSQEIERRTIYNILSKPIYRHQFLFGKYLGLLLTILITIGIMAAEFLPLVYLKTGSWEFSLIWGVVLIFFEVVIITAFAILFSVFTTPILSSVFTLSVFVVGHLSRNFLILRDRVTSPIAKWLFTILYYLLPNLENLNIKTQLVHHLPIPPEFIPFAIAYSVTYAAVVLFIATLIFQRRSFV
- a CDS encoding prepilin peptidase, with translation MNLLLLKVFFAFLYGIVIGSFLNVLIHRLPQGKSIIKPGSHCPNCGAPIAFYDNIPLISYLILRGKCRNCKSSISYQYPLVEGITGTLFVIFYLKSGLSLVFITETVFSALIIVLIFTDLNHQLLPDVITIPGTIGGLLFSLNGGLTTIGSSLIGAGLGAGIVLAIRELYFRLRGEEGMGLGDVKLMAMIGAFLGWERALLTLVIGSFLGSVVGIIIIAKEKGDLRFPLPFGSFLGIASIFSLFYGEELISFYRSFF
- a CDS encoding creatininase family protein; translated protein: MWKKGIIFSLIFTFLALNLVGGVLPKKEETIPSRYLADLNWIQVGKMVPSKINTVLLVAGTLEAHGVTCNGADFIVPDKLAEMIAPRINALIAPHITYGVTRTLTPYPGGIAISEKTFEQYVKEILYGLADIGFKNIIIINGHGPNRGPCDRAMYEVAMKRKVRGMVIDWWSYTADITKEVFNQDGGHAGINENAAVMAVNPKLVYPELYSPDKVTATPIDPSYSAYPSPSSILLYTPGEGYPEFNLERARKYLSKVADKLTKLIKETIAKWDKAGL
- a CDS encoding acetyl-CoA carboxylase carboxyltransferase subunit beta, yielding MEWFNRFKKRKLNPPEKKLDLPDGLWVKCDNCKAIIYKKEVIRNANVCPKCNYHFRISARERLASLFDNGEYTEFETGLRSNDPLKFVDSLPYPERLTKYSKVSGENEAIICAVGKIGGIKAIIAAMEYKFMGGSMGSVVGEKVTRAAEKALAERLPLIIVSASGGARMQEGILSLMQMAKVSAALARLDEAGIPYISVLTDPTTGGVTASYAMLGDLNIAEPKALIGFAGPRVIKQTIRQDLPEGFQRSEFLLEHGMVDMVVKRKDLKDVLIKCLRFMVG
- a CDS encoding bifunctional folylpolyglutamate synthase/dihydrofolate synthase, encoding MDYNEAVSFLLSRAHLGIKLGLGPINTLLSSLGHPEKTYPSLLIGGTNGKGSTGAMLASICSHAGLKVGFYTSPHLIRIEERITVSGEMISEGEFASVIERIKAKNDSLTARGELEHPLTYFELLTAAGFLYFAEREVDLAILEVGMGGRFDATNVASPLVSVITQISRDHMEYLGESIADIAFEKAGIIKEQGEVVVSPSPPQAIEVIKEVARERGAKLHLVSEETSLRLTGDMGEISTRKRTYSRLRLGLLGKHQWENARTAILTAELLEKKGLPLGEGAIKRGLSSVHWEGRLEEVVKEPRIIVDGAHNPAGSAALASFIREEIRGRVILIFAAMEDKEIEKMGEILFPLARLIILPKLREARAAEPASIKTIAERYAKAITASNVGEAVKTAEKEYRKGETIVAAGSLYLVGEVKEFVSSRY
- a CDS encoding LPS-assembly protein LptD codes for the protein MLRNFLLGCFFLSILSISSGLLSQELIVYAEKLEQMDKNTRIATGYVDIIYGNQHLQAEKVIYKIEEKMVYAEGNVVFSEPGFKIAGERMEMNLKTKRGTFYNAVIYAEPEARIYAKEVERIGDDEFRIKDATFTICNQPNPYWSMKVKSATVHLNHYVKAKSTTFRVMNIPAFYIPYLYWPLKSERSTGFLLPNFGASNLKGKVISNAFFWAIARNMDATFYLDYYTKIGWGAGAEYRYLLSRNTGGRVHFYFLRDRLRNSKNYKLSLTHNQLLPGRIRGSLRINYLSDFQYLKNYEENFNLNSQRSIRSSGYLAWSKSYYSLTLLASSNTTYFPQGNKVTLRSLPKVNFRIRNNRLFGSPIYFSLESQWDLPSRITEQETGKNEFSLSRFDLHPRFSVPIRGLSWLKIMPRFGIRGTLYSKSLSEGNALVDESLLRTYYHFDLSLTGPLFNRIFTLGGKDEESKIKHLIEPRIDYRYISAVKNQEQVPRFDGLDYVAEANELAYSLINHFYIKKGKGNPREFLTISLSQHISLDPKLHTTYGRQYNRFSSAYLSAPPSRFSPMVLIATFNPNPSYRIGARAEYDFTSGTLLNIGLHGSIRNRDIFYTDLSYNKSVSKGLGRVVGNTLIANGGGRILGNRINWNYTLNYDFYRKRLLLGGIGLRYNTQCVGFVLGYKRFNFPGRMERQFLFNIELKTVGSFGSHF